In Pseudodesulfovibrio sp. S3, one DNA window encodes the following:
- a CDS encoding FAD-dependent oxidoreductase: MITASVLVLFGIGLTAAVILAVASKVLYVYEDPRIAQVESVLAGANCGGCGYPGCAGAAQGVVEGKAGANVCVIGGDSVAVNVAAIMGLEFSSMEKQIAFVDCTGGIRAEDVYQYAGVKDCRAQHLLYSGSKMCPEGCLGFGTCVTACQFGAIEMGPNGYPVVDPALCTACGGCEQVCPRGVITVWGMTARITHLNQETDCLAPCRQRCPGQINIPRYIEQVSRGDYAGALETIRERIPMPLSIGRVCPHPCEGVCRRGHVDEAVGINMIKRFVADWEMNSGTRLPISCAPDTGRKVAVVGGGPAGLSCAFFLRRLGHSPTIFESMPKLGGQLRYGIPEYRLPKAVLDWEIQGILDLGIDVENNKFFGKDFTIESLTEAGYEAVFLGIGAWMNLNLRIENEDAKGVATGTEFLTKVGLGIDPGIGKKVVVIGGGNTAIDTARTSVRLGADVTLMYRRTKDEMPANIEEIEGAEEETVNYLFLAAPTRIVKNDDGHVTHIEYIKMELGEPDESGRRRPVPIEGSETLLEADTVYTAIGQKPELSCLYDESGACSLEETRWRTLAGDSDTMQTAMPNVFTGGDMHTGPALVITALGEGRKAARSIHHYLNGETPYAPNRTQRSMIPYTMFTDVHDVGLRDRAKLPELIECNERTCTFKEIEGTLSEEETKHETCRCLRCGLTCYNRDMVEGQECISAECAKNQ; the protein is encoded by the coding sequence ATGATCACCGCTTCCGTACTCGTCCTTTTCGGCATAGGCCTGACCGCCGCCGTCATATTGGCTGTGGCATCCAAGGTACTCTATGTATATGAAGACCCACGCATCGCTCAGGTTGAAAGCGTGTTGGCCGGTGCCAACTGCGGCGGTTGCGGCTATCCGGGCTGCGCCGGAGCCGCCCAGGGAGTGGTCGAAGGCAAGGCCGGTGCCAACGTCTGTGTCATCGGAGGTGACTCGGTCGCCGTCAACGTGGCCGCCATCATGGGGCTTGAATTTTCTTCCATGGAAAAACAGATTGCCTTTGTGGACTGCACGGGCGGCATTCGGGCCGAAGATGTCTATCAATACGCGGGCGTCAAGGATTGCCGGGCCCAACACCTGCTCTACAGCGGTTCCAAGATGTGCCCCGAAGGATGTCTCGGCTTCGGCACCTGCGTCACGGCCTGCCAGTTCGGAGCCATCGAAATGGGTCCCAACGGCTACCCGGTGGTGGACCCTGCCCTGTGCACTGCCTGCGGCGGCTGCGAACAGGTCTGCCCGCGCGGCGTGATCACCGTATGGGGCATGACCGCCCGCATCACTCACCTCAACCAGGAAACCGACTGTCTGGCCCCGTGCCGCCAGCGCTGCCCCGGCCAGATCAATATCCCCCGCTACATCGAACAGGTCTCGCGCGGTGACTACGCAGGTGCCCTGGAAACCATCCGTGAACGCATCCCCATGCCCCTGTCCATCGGCCGCGTCTGCCCTCACCCCTGTGAGGGAGTCTGCCGACGAGGCCATGTGGATGAGGCAGTGGGCATCAACATGATCAAACGTTTCGTGGCGGACTGGGAAATGAATTCCGGCACAAGGCTGCCCATTTCCTGCGCCCCGGACACGGGCCGCAAAGTAGCCGTGGTCGGCGGCGGCCCGGCCGGCCTTTCCTGCGCCTTTTTCCTGCGCCGTCTGGGCCACAGCCCGACCATCTTCGAATCCATGCCCAAACTCGGAGGCCAGCTTCGATACGGCATCCCGGAATACCGGCTGCCAAAAGCGGTTCTTGATTGGGAAATCCAGGGAATCCTGGATCTCGGTATCGACGTCGAAAACAACAAGTTCTTCGGCAAGGACTTCACCATCGAATCACTCACGGAAGCCGGATACGAAGCCGTATTCCTCGGCATCGGGGCGTGGATGAACCTGAACCTGCGCATCGAGAACGAAGACGCCAAGGGCGTGGCAACCGGCACCGAATTCCTGACCAAGGTCGGTCTCGGCATCGACCCCGGCATCGGCAAGAAGGTCGTGGTCATCGGCGGCGGCAACACCGCCATCGATACGGCCAGGACCAGTGTCCGCCTGGGAGCCGACGTCACCCTCATGTACCGACGCACCAAAGACGAAATGCCGGCCAATATCGAAGAAATCGAAGGAGCCGAGGAAGAAACCGTCAATTATCTTTTCCTGGCAGCGCCCACGCGCATTGTCAAAAACGACGATGGGCACGTCACGCACATCGAATACATCAAGATGGAATTGGGCGAACCCGACGAATCCGGCAGGCGCAGGCCTGTGCCCATAGAGGGATCGGAGACCCTGCTTGAAGCCGACACCGTTTACACCGCCATCGGCCAAAAACCCGAACTTTCCTGCCTCTACGACGAGTCAGGGGCATGTTCTCTCGAGGAAACCCGGTGGCGCACCCTGGCCGGTGATTCCGACACCATGCAGACCGCCATGCCCAATGTCTTCACGGGCGGCGACATGCACACCGGCCCGGCCCTGGTCATCACCGCCCTGGGAGAAGGCAGAAAGGCGGCCCGGTCCATTCACCATTACCTCAACGGTGAAACGCCCTACGCCCCGAACCGGACACAGCGCAGCATGATTCCATATACCATGTTCACCGATGTACACGACGTAGGCTTGCGCGACCGTGCAAAACTGCCGGAACTCATAGAATGTAATGAACGCACCTGTACGTTCAAAGAAATCGAAGGCACCCTCAGTGAAGAGGAAACCAAACATGAAACCTGCCGCTGTTTACGTTGCGGCCTGACCTGCTACAACCGCGACATGGTCGAAGGTCAGGAGTGCATCAGCGCCGAGTGTGCCAAAAATCAATAA
- a CDS encoding RnfABCDGE type electron transport complex subunit A — MDYFVLVIAAIFVNNIVLAQYLGNCPFVGTSKESGVAIGMGLAVVFVAAMAAVITWCVQKFLLAPNDIGYLQTIAFILVIASLVQFVEIFLKKAIPPLYKSLGIFLPLITTNCAVLGIAIICQREEYTLIETLLFSIASGFGFMLALVVLASIRERLDLARVPVAMKGTPLALIMAGLMSLAFFAFKGMAS, encoded by the coding sequence ATGGATTACTTCGTACTCGTCATCGCCGCCATCTTCGTCAACAACATCGTGTTGGCGCAATATCTGGGCAACTGCCCGTTTGTCGGCACGTCCAAGGAGTCGGGCGTGGCCATCGGCATGGGATTGGCCGTGGTCTTCGTGGCCGCCATGGCCGCTGTCATAACATGGTGCGTACAAAAGTTTCTGCTTGCGCCCAACGACATCGGATATCTCCAGACCATCGCCTTCATCCTGGTCATCGCCTCACTGGTCCAATTCGTGGAAATATTCCTGAAAAAAGCCATCCCGCCTCTCTACAAATCGCTGGGTATCTTCCTGCCGCTGATCACCACCAATTGCGCGGTGCTCGGTATCGCCATCATCTGCCAGCGCGAAGAATACACCCTGATCGAGACCCTGCTCTTCTCCATAGCGTCCGGCTTCGGCTTCATGCTCGCTCTGGTGGTCCTGGCAAGCATCCGCGAACGGCTTGATCTGGCGCGGGTCCCGGTGGCCATGAAAGGCACCCCGCTGGCCCTGATAATGGCAGGCCTCATGTCGCTCGCATTCTTCGCCTTCAAGGGCATGGCATCCTAG
- a CDS encoding electron transport complex subunit E, translating to MSALWKEFSKGLWRDLPPFKLVLGLCPVLAVTKTAYNGFGMGVAVIFVLALSNLLVSLLRKIIPSKVRIACFIVVAASLVVCVELLMQAYAYPLYQQLGIFVPLIVVNCIILGRAEAFASKNPIHLAVADGMGMGLGYTLSLTFLGSIREFLGYGTWFGMPIMGSWYKPFTFMIEAPGAFVCLGILLTGMNALTNWQRKSKGLEAIQGPVHDCKSCGMCATKPGM from the coding sequence ATGAGTGCACTCTGGAAAGAATTCTCCAAAGGTCTGTGGCGGGATCTGCCTCCGTTCAAGCTGGTACTCGGCCTGTGCCCTGTGCTGGCCGTAACCAAAACGGCTTACAACGGCTTCGGCATGGGCGTGGCCGTCATCTTTGTCCTGGCCTTGTCCAACCTGCTGGTTTCATTACTCCGTAAAATCATCCCTTCCAAGGTACGCATCGCCTGCTTCATCGTGGTCGCCGCCTCCCTGGTGGTCTGCGTGGAGCTGCTCATGCAGGCCTATGCATACCCGCTCTACCAGCAACTCGGCATCTTCGTGCCGCTCATCGTGGTCAACTGCATCATCCTGGGCCGCGCCGAAGCGTTCGCCTCCAAGAATCCGATCCACCTGGCCGTGGCCGACGGCATGGGCATGGGCCTGGGCTACACCCTGTCCCTGACCTTCCTCGGCTCCATCCGGGAATTCCTGGGCTACGGCACCTGGTTCGGGATGCCGATAATGGGCAGTTGGTACAAGCCATTCACCTTCATGATTGAAGCGCCGGGAGCATTCGTCTGCCTGGGCATCCTCCTGACGGGCATGAACGCCCTGACCAACTGGCAACGCAAGTCCAAGGGGTTGGAAGCCATCCAAGGCCCGGTTCACGACTGCAAAAGCTGCGGTATGTGCGCCACCAAGCCGGGAATGTAA
- the rnfG gene encoding RnfABCDGE type electron transport complex subunit G — MEMLKMILVLSLICGLSGLTLATVREATSTRIEEQVMTYVQGPALDQIFTDHDNNPVKDRKVFDLPGKSVTVFPAMKNGKLTGVALETFGKGYGGDIGVMVGFALDGSRLEGIGITTLKETPGLGARAVEPEYRDQFKNHTTASIALKKQGGDIQAISGATITSTGTVAAINEAVQIFNKIQDKLPDAWGS, encoded by the coding sequence ATGGAAATGCTCAAGATGATCCTGGTCCTGTCGCTCATCTGCGGCCTGTCCGGACTGACCCTGGCCACGGTCCGCGAAGCCACGTCGACTCGCATCGAGGAGCAGGTCATGACCTATGTGCAGGGTCCGGCCCTGGATCAGATATTCACCGACCATGACAACAACCCGGTCAAGGATCGCAAGGTTTTCGACCTGCCCGGCAAGTCAGTCACCGTGTTCCCGGCCATGAAAAACGGCAAGCTCACCGGCGTGGCCCTGGAGACCTTCGGCAAGGGCTACGGCGGCGACATCGGCGTCATGGTCGGATTCGCATTGGACGGTTCCAGACTTGAAGGCATCGGCATCACCACGCTCAAGGAAACACCCGGCCTCGGTGCCCGGGCAGTGGAACCGGAGTACCGCGACCAGTTCAAGAACCACACCACAGCCTCCATTGCCCTGAAAAAACAAGGCGGCGACATCCAGGCCATTTCCGGGGCGACCATCACCTCCACCGGAACCGTGGCCGCCATCAACGAAGCCGTGCAGATTTTCAATAAGATCCAGGACAAACTCCCCGATGCCTGGGGATCGTAG
- a CDS encoding RnfABCDGE type electron transport complex subunit D: MLKPLHPILTVAVPPHVHCGRSIRRYMLDTVTALLPAVIMAVAVFGLDALRVMALSCAVAVATEALCNKLTKREQSVDDFSGLLTGLLFAFLLPASAPWWLVAIGAFFSITFGKMIFGGLGANPLSSPLIGWAICRISWADVMDTNATMLMSDMAAPLQQLKYFGLNAIGSINYSDLLLGHQLGGLGEIHGAALLIGGAYLLLRRHITWEIPTGFIAGLLLTAWIYQLIDPAAYAPPLFHLLAGGAIFGAFFLATDAASTPVGRIPSILFGLITGTMVIIIRVYGIYPDGVPFAILLANLFTPLLDRIRPKPFGGPYSFSNSTEGA, encoded by the coding sequence ATGCTGAAGCCGCTCCATCCCATACTGACCGTAGCCGTCCCCCCGCATGTCCACTGTGGAAGGTCCATAAGACGCTACATGCTCGACACCGTGACGGCGCTACTGCCTGCGGTCATCATGGCCGTGGCCGTCTTCGGACTGGACGCGCTCCGGGTCATGGCCCTGTCCTGCGCCGTGGCCGTGGCCACCGAAGCCCTGTGCAACAAACTCACGAAACGCGAACAGTCCGTGGATGATTTCAGCGGCCTTCTTACCGGCCTGCTCTTCGCCTTCCTGCTTCCGGCATCAGCGCCCTGGTGGCTGGTAGCCATCGGCGCCTTTTTCAGCATAACCTTCGGCAAGATGATCTTCGGGGGCCTGGGTGCCAATCCATTGAGTTCCCCTCTCATCGGCTGGGCTATCTGCCGCATTTCCTGGGCAGATGTCATGGACACCAACGCAACCATGCTCATGTCCGACATGGCCGCCCCTCTGCAACAGCTGAAATATTTCGGTTTGAACGCCATCGGCAGCATCAATTACTCCGATCTCCTCCTGGGGCATCAACTGGGCGGACTGGGAGAAATCCATGGAGCGGCCCTGCTCATCGGCGGAGCGTATCTGCTCCTGCGACGCCACATCACCTGGGAAATCCCCACGGGATTCATTGCCGGACTGCTCCTCACGGCCTGGATATACCAGCTCATCGACCCTGCGGCCTATGCGCCGCCGCTGTTCCATCTGCTGGCCGGCGGCGCTATCTTCGGCGCCTTCTTCCTGGCAACGGACGCGGCATCGACCCCGGTAGGCCGCATACCGTCCATACTGTTCGGGCTTATAACCGGGACCATGGTCATCATCATTCGGGTCTACGGCATCTACCCGGACGGCGTCCCGTTCGCCATCCTGCTGGCCAACCTGTTCACCCCCCTGCTTGACCGCATTCGCCCCAAACCCTTTGGCGGTCCATACTCGTTTTCCAACAGCACGGAGGGCGCATAG
- a CDS encoding electron transporter RnfC, whose amino-acid sequence MTTYNFSLHSGETGPLITASSPDQLRLPMSGMTPVMSVGDQVLSGTKVAVANDPDQGDLHAPKAGTIREILPYSMLIEVSAKGNAEPQTPCTDNGSILKEWLKGMGVDVGALYKAATLIINGVPPEPGITIYEPLLRDYRKTLELGLETVQRIVEPSRMFLVAAKGNRANAFANCTVLHVSPVYPSGLDPLVIRKVTGQEVLPGLRPDNASILSVKDLYFIGRTMETGRPLTETIMTIGGQNHLVRVGTTIGFLTAEAGGTVQPGDRIIMGGPLRGQTAVNLEQGVDKTTMGLHILKQAEGLNPTDNACLGCGECERHCPARIMPGMISRCAEFKQFKRAEVFHIHSCIECGLCGYWCVAQRPLLQYIRLAKYELALLAGARNPSAPSAEDIEKAQTGDTPC is encoded by the coding sequence ATGACCACATACAACTTCAGCCTCCACTCAGGTGAAACCGGCCCACTGATCACGGCCTCAAGCCCCGATCAGCTTCGCTTGCCCATGAGTGGCATGACCCCCGTCATGTCCGTCGGGGACCAGGTCCTGTCAGGCACCAAGGTCGCCGTTGCCAACGACCCCGACCAGGGTGACCTCCATGCCCCAAAGGCCGGAACCATCCGGGAGATACTGCCTTACTCCATGCTCATCGAAGTGAGCGCCAAGGGTAATGCGGAACCCCAGACCCCGTGCACGGACAACGGCAGCATCCTCAAGGAATGGCTCAAGGGCATGGGCGTCGACGTGGGAGCCCTTTACAAGGCCGCCACTCTCATCATCAACGGCGTTCCCCCGGAACCGGGCATCACCATTTACGAACCCCTGTTGCGTGACTACAGAAAAACGCTGGAGCTGGGCCTGGAAACGGTCCAACGGATAGTGGAACCATCCAGAATGTTTCTGGTTGCGGCCAAAGGCAATCGTGCCAACGCCTTTGCCAACTGCACAGTTCTGCACGTATCGCCTGTTTATCCAAGCGGACTCGACCCATTGGTCATCAGAAAGGTCACCGGACAGGAAGTCCTTCCAGGACTCAGACCGGACAATGCCTCCATTCTCTCGGTTAAAGACCTCTATTTCATCGGCCGGACCATGGAAACCGGCCGCCCCCTGACGGAAACGATAATGACCATCGGCGGACAGAATCACCTCGTTCGCGTGGGCACCACGATTGGCTTCCTGACTGCCGAAGCCGGCGGCACGGTCCAACCGGGCGACAGAATCATCATGGGCGGCCCGCTGCGCGGACAGACAGCCGTGAATCTCGAACAGGGCGTGGACAAAACCACCATGGGCCTGCACATCCTGAAACAGGCTGAAGGCTTGAACCCTACAGACAACGCCTGCCTGGGATGCGGAGAATGCGAACGTCACTGCCCGGCCCGCATCATGCCGGGCATGATCAGTCGATGCGCCGAATTCAAACAGTTCAAGCGGGCCGAGGTATTCCATATCCATTCCTGCATCGAATGCGGCCTGTGCGGCTATTGGTGCGTGGCGCAACGTCCGTTGCTCCAATACATCAGACTGGCCAAGTATGAACTGGCCCTGCTCGCCGGAGCCCGAAATCCATCGGCTCCCTCCGCCGAAGATATTGAAAAAGCACAGACCGGAGACACGCCATGCTGA
- a CDS encoding cytochrome c3 family protein, producing the protein MTAILFLIAVGGYFTPTSSEDPPVRVLLENKGGKVILDHADHVQAMDQDCAACHHTSGKDPNPPACTQCHVKKFDQAFIVGHQEAIDDKHCLSCHHAKATIDNFSHEDHKTEYTDSCQACHHDPSIEPVPQACSNCHMDGSNSVPNLRDAAHGRCTDCHEDLYQEGLKGCTNCHVRDQSPDPAAEPQACTSCHTVQVEQLVPTSMNAFHGQCRGCHEKTGSGPFDDESCKQCHMQ; encoded by the coding sequence GTGACAGCAATCCTGTTTCTCATCGCTGTCGGCGGATATTTCACCCCGACCAGCTCGGAAGACCCGCCGGTTCGGGTACTCCTGGAAAACAAGGGAGGCAAGGTCATCCTCGACCACGCCGACCACGTTCAGGCCATGGACCAGGACTGCGCTGCATGCCACCACACCTCCGGCAAGGACCCAAATCCTCCAGCCTGCACCCAATGCCATGTCAAAAAATTTGACCAGGCATTTATCGTCGGTCACCAGGAAGCCATTGACGATAAACACTGTCTCTCCTGCCACCATGCCAAGGCAACCATCGACAATTTTTCTCATGAAGACCACAAGACCGAGTATACGGACAGCTGTCAGGCCTGTCACCACGACCCTTCCATTGAACCCGTACCTCAGGCCTGTTCCAACTGCCACATGGACGGCAGCAACTCGGTACCGAACCTGCGTGACGCCGCCCATGGCCGTTGCACCGACTGCCATGAGGACCTGTACCAGGAAGGACTGAAAGGATGCACCAACTGCCACGTACGAGACCAATCACCCGATCCGGCAGCCGAACCGCAGGCCTGCACCTCCTGTCACACGGTCCAGGTGGAACAACTCGTGCCCACCTCCATGAACGCTTTCCACGGACAATGCAGGGGCTGCCATGAAAAGACCGGCAGCGGACCGTTCGACGACGAATCCTGCAAGCAATGTCATATGCAATAG
- a CDS encoding potassium:proton antiporter: protein MLKTIGILAWGGCLLTLAYQGIFWVIYKTWPSISLMDILRSVFGLNILTTLENLPLDIIVKAAYVAFSTQFSLFLWWTGVVMFGLMFTFGLLRK from the coding sequence ATGCTCAAAACAATCGGAATCCTCGCCTGGGGGGGATGTCTTCTGACCCTTGCCTATCAGGGGATCTTCTGGGTCATCTACAAGACATGGCCCTCCATCAGCTTGATGGACATTCTCCGTAGTGTATTCGGCCTGAATATCCTTACTACCCTCGAGAATCTCCCTCTGGATATAATAGTCAAGGCCGCCTACGTCGCCTTCTCGACACAATTCTCCCTGTTCCTATGGTGGACCGGTGTGGTCATGTTCGGACTCATGTTCACATTTGGTCTCCTACGAAAATAA
- a CDS encoding PilZ domain-containing protein, whose protein sequence is MDIGVGDSIIVEVSTFEDRFLGLVADIAADGRLKVYVSVPKAVIDRLAIDTSVLVRYAYDGKLMGFNSRVLGWKNSSDVLIELAAPKQVFDAEDRQEPRCSCFFPAFVADGETLIRAVVEDMSVSCCRVRFLEQEPTGLSQEPGSRVRLTFHPFDMDGVGYAIGCSVLKCFMKDGQRYVVLRYANDEPDTRKRISGFIEAQVCCIIPGYRL, encoded by the coding sequence ATGGATATCGGCGTCGGGGATAGTATCATTGTGGAAGTATCCACCTTTGAGGACCGCTTTCTTGGATTGGTCGCTGACATAGCTGCCGACGGTCGTCTCAAGGTGTATGTGAGTGTGCCGAAAGCGGTCATAGATCGCCTGGCAATCGACACTTCTGTGCTTGTCCGGTACGCCTACGATGGCAAGCTGATGGGATTCAATTCGCGGGTTCTGGGCTGGAAAAACTCTTCGGATGTACTTATCGAATTGGCCGCTCCGAAGCAGGTGTTCGATGCAGAAGACCGGCAGGAGCCACGTTGTTCATGTTTTTTCCCTGCGTTTGTGGCCGACGGGGAAACCCTGATTCGTGCAGTGGTTGAAGACATGTCGGTGAGTTGCTGCCGTGTTCGTTTTTTGGAACAGGAGCCGACCGGTCTTTCGCAGGAGCCGGGAAGCCGGGTACGGCTGACATTTCATCCTTTTGATATGGACGGTGTGGGGTATGCGATCGGATGCTCTGTGCTCAAGTGTTTCATGAAGGACGGCCAACGATATGTCGTGCTCCGATACGCCAATGACGAACCGGATACCCGCAAGCGGATATCCGGTTTCATTGAAGCCCAAGTCTGTTGCATCATCCCTGGATACAGACTCTAG
- a CDS encoding FAD-dependent oxidoreductase has translation MPTPLYDVTILGSGPGGLQAAIHASRKKAKTLMLGRMDNSSLYWAHVENYCCQVMISGEEILKTGRLQAESFGTEFRDEDVLSIEPDGPVFSIKLESGDMISSKTVIIATGSSRNKLNAPGEKELLGKGVSYCVDCDAGFFRNEVVAVAGCRSAAAGGAVALTNFASKVHLYCKELDVAEGLRNQLAAAGVVVHEGVQIKEIRGKDAVQSVLLDDGTTNEVSGVFIELGAKGVLELTAMLGVQLNEEMKYIETDKKQRTNVPGVYAAGDICGPPLQMAKAVGEGCVAGIEAANYAKKKVLD, from the coding sequence ATGCCCACCCCCCTCTACGACGTAACCATACTCGGCAGCGGTCCCGGCGGATTGCAAGCCGCTATCCACGCTTCCCGAAAGAAAGCCAAGACCCTCATGCTCGGCCGCATGGACAATTCCAGTCTCTACTGGGCACATGTTGAAAACTATTGCTGCCAGGTGATGATATCAGGTGAGGAAATCCTGAAAACCGGCCGTTTGCAGGCCGAAAGTTTTGGAACCGAGTTCCGCGACGAGGACGTGCTTTCCATTGAACCGGACGGCCCCGTTTTTTCCATCAAACTGGAATCAGGCGACATGATCTCTTCCAAGACCGTGATTATCGCCACCGGGTCGAGCCGCAACAAGCTCAATGCTCCGGGCGAAAAAGAACTGCTCGGCAAAGGCGTCAGTTATTGCGTGGACTGCGATGCAGGGTTCTTCCGAAACGAGGTGGTGGCCGTGGCCGGATGCCGCAGCGCAGCAGCGGGCGGGGCCGTGGCGCTCACCAACTTCGCCAGCAAGGTTCACCTCTACTGCAAGGAGCTGGACGTGGCCGAGGGGCTGCGCAACCAACTCGCGGCCGCCGGTGTCGTCGTCCATGAGGGCGTCCAGATCAAGGAAATCCGCGGCAAGGACGCAGTGCAGTCCGTGCTCCTGGACGATGGAACCACCAATGAGGTCAGCGGTGTTTTCATCGAACTGGGGGCCAAGGGCGTGCTGGAGCTGACTGCCATGCTCGGCGTACAGCTCAACGAAGAAATGAAATATATTGAAACAGATAAGAAACAACGCACCAATGTCCCTGGCGTGTATGCGGCCGGGGACATCTGCGGACCTCCGTTACAGATGGCCAAGGCAGTCGGCGAAGGGTGCGTAGCCGGAATCGAAGCCGCAAATTATGCCAAAAAAAAGGTTCTGGACTAA
- a CDS encoding sterol desaturase family protein, translated as MSTETLLRLGSFLSILVVMGLAESLWPKRPLTSGKFHRWTANLSISILSTGLTRLTIPLVPATLAVYCHENDLGLLNLVKIHPAVAYIMSLLILDMVIYWQHVLFHKQRLLWRIHRMHHADLDIDASTGIRFHPIEIVFSMLIKLTVILLLGPPAGAVILFEILLNGCALFNHANVRMPLAVDKLLRLAVVTPDMHRVHHSTNMREANMNFGFNFPWWDRMFGTYKAQPDLGHEAMNIGLNIFRDRKYGRLTRMLAIPFL; from the coding sequence GTGTCCACGGAGACCCTGCTTCGCCTAGGTTCATTTCTCAGCATCCTCGTTGTCATGGGACTGGCCGAATCCCTGTGGCCGAAACGACCTCTCACATCCGGCAAATTTCACAGGTGGACAGCCAACCTCTCCATATCAATCCTTTCCACCGGTCTGACACGATTGACGATCCCTCTTGTCCCGGCCACCTTGGCCGTCTACTGCCATGAAAACGACCTCGGGCTGCTCAACCTTGTCAAAATCCACCCGGCAGTCGCCTACATCATGTCACTTCTGATCCTGGACATGGTCATCTACTGGCAGCATGTCCTGTTCCACAAACAACGCCTGCTTTGGCGTATCCACCGCATGCACCATGCGGACCTGGACATCGACGCCAGTACCGGCATCCGCTTTCATCCCATCGAAATAGTTTTCTCCATGCTCATCAAACTTACCGTGATCCTGTTGCTCGGTCCTCCGGCCGGAGCGGTCATTCTCTTTGAGATCCTGCTCAACGGATGCGCCCTGTTCAATCACGCCAACGTCCGCATGCCATTGGCAGTGGACAAACTGCTCAGGCTGGCGGTGGTCACCCCCGACATGCACCGGGTCCACCACTCCACGAACATGCGCGAGGCCAATATGAATTTCGGTTTCAATTTCCCCTGGTGGGACAGGATGTTCGGAACCTACAAGGCGCAGCCAGACCTGGGACACGAAGCCATGAACATTGGCTTGAACATATTCAGAGACCGGAAATACGGTCGCCTGACCCGGATGCTGGCCATCCCCTTCCTGTAG
- a CDS encoding tetratricopeptide repeat protein produces the protein MPQKKDSKAFGVYNNILILTDIEVHAKRDLATIKTFGPKDVQVFSSGANAIDYIADNPVDLIFCDSSLSDMTGIKFAQIVNKNMSGRPMPIIMVTLENRKDHVLDSIASGCIGYILRPYSLDTFEKYLILANQLDSYPEIEEMELKEAKDMVARGDFDDAIEAFEELISYQDEAQKYYDMGCQFMVQGKYGKAIVSFKKAVKINDLFAEAYKGLAEAYKGRGDLESFKKFLRKAADVHAQFDRLEETKTLFIEILKYDAETPNPFNTLGVTLRKQGDYPGAIHAYRQALVLTPHDENIHFNMAKALYFMGKLDDASKEVVSALNMNPGFTEANKLYQRIHGNPWTPAKGLKSKPRTIPEGTKESAKDIGP, from the coding sequence ATGCCCCAGAAAAAAGACAGCAAGGCGTTTGGCGTCTACAACAATATCCTCATCCTCACCGACATCGAGGTGCATGCTAAACGCGACCTGGCCACCATTAAAACCTTCGGTCCCAAAGACGTTCAGGTTTTCAGCTCCGGGGCCAACGCCATCGATTACATAGCCGACAACCCGGTGGACCTGATTTTCTGCGACTCCTCGCTGAGCGACATGACCGGCATCAAATTTGCCCAGATAGTCAACAAGAACATGAGCGGGCGGCCCATGCCCATCATCATGGTCACCCTGGAGAACAGAAAGGATCACGTACTCGATTCCATTGCTTCGGGCTGCATCGGATACATCCTCAGACCCTATTCTCTGGACACGTTTGAAAAATATCTCATTCTTGCCAACCAACTGGACAGTTATCCCGAAATCGAAGAAATGGAACTCAAGGAAGCCAAGGATATGGTCGCGCGCGGCGACTTTGATGACGCCATAGAAGCGTTCGAGGAGCTCATTTCCTATCAGGACGAAGCTCAGAAATACTATGACATGGGCTGCCAATTCATGGTTCAGGGGAAATACGGCAAGGCCATTGTTTCCTTCAAGAAGGCGGTCAAGATCAACGACCTGTTCGCCGAGGCCTACAAGGGCCTTGCCGAAGCCTACAAAGGCCGGGGTGACCTGGAGTCCTTCAAGAAATTTTTGCGCAAGGCCGCAGATGTCCACGCCCAGTTCGACAGACTGGAAGAGACCAAGACCCTGTTCATCGAGATTCTCAAATACGACGCGGAAACGCCCAATCCCTTCAACACGCTGGGCGTCACCTTGAGAAAGCAAGGTGATTATCCGGGTGCAATCCATGCGTATCGTCAGGCGCTGGTGCTCACGCCGCACGACGAAAACATCCACTTCAACATGGCCAAGGCGCTGTACTTCATGGGTAAACTCGACGACGCTTCAAAAGAAGTCGTATCCGCCCTGAACATGAACCCGGGCTTCACCGAGGCCAACAAGCTCTACCAACGCATCCACGGCAACCCATGGACCCCGGCCAAAGGCCTCAAGAGCAAACCGAGGACCATTCCCGAAGGCACCAAGGAATCCGCCAAGGATATCGGCCCATAA